A window of Benincasa hispida cultivar B227 chromosome 9, ASM972705v1, whole genome shotgun sequence genomic DNA:
TGGAAGAAATGTTTTTGAATCTGTTCCAAGTGCCCATAGCCATTAGTTATGATGATGCTACCCCATTTTTAAGTACATATCAGAAAATGTTCTCAAtcttttctttacttttcttttgtACATATCATCATGgatttcaattcaaaattttgcaGCTTGAATAAGCTGCAAAATATACACTCTTGTTAACCAAAGCGGTGAAAGTAGAACGAATAGTAGCATTTAATTACACCCATGTTGTTTTGATCTTGTTTGGTAATacattagttaattaattagctcCAAGTTTTAGGTTTGATTTGACTAATCACCCAATGAAATATTGACGAAATAAATGATTCTTTTGTAAAAACTCGTTGTGACTTGTGATGGTACTTTTTCTTAAGTATCGTTCatgaaaaattaatacataCACATCATGTGTAAGCTTTATAATTATCAATCTCCCATCGTCTAGGAGCTGTCTAAAACTTTCCTAAAAATACTTTTTGATTGATTCTATATATTTAGAGCTATGTTTAAATTGGCTagtatttcaatattttttttctatcgaCGAACagaaatcaaaagataaagatTGCAACGTTTATTCAAGTTTGaaaatatacattataacacatTTAAATGTAAGGTAAAGTTCGTTTGTTTCCAATTATTTCGACGTAATATTTAAAGCACAAATCTAAACTAGTTGGTGGATGaatcaaatctccaaaatgttaTTATTGAAGTTAAGGTTGAAACTTTTCAGGAAGGGTTTTCACTAGTCTCAACTCACTATTGCTCAATTTAAACCAATCAAAGTTATCTAAAATTACACACTTCTCTTTGCCATTTTCATTAACACAAATtgttttaagattttatttcctctcttTCTATTCGAATTTACATTCTTTTTGTTTGTTCATAAAGTGAAAAGAAAACATTATTGAACTATTGGACCAAACAAGTCAAAATAATTTGCTAGTGAGATTTATAAAAGCAATTTATTGAAAGAATATCAATAACATGAGCAGTGGAACTAATACATGGTAAAAAATTATCGTTAAATTTACTTATTTGATTTATTCTTGTACAATAGATGAGGTAAATAATCTTCTTTTTGACGATTGGATTTCTCATTATTACTAGATTTAGCCTTTCTCTTGAAAAATTGATGAGGTAAACGAATGGCTTTGATAAGTTTAACTATATCATCACCTTTCTTCGTagcttcattttcttcattgagATAAGGATGTTGGAGTAACATATCGGCCGTCCACCGTTGTTTATAATTTCGAATAAAACATCTTTTAATAAAGTCCTTTCCCTGTTTGGATAATTCCTTAGGTATTGTtggtatatttttatcattcaaAAGTCTTGTCATCAATTGTTCAGAACCACGACAATCATCCCACACAGACTTTCCCGAAACCATTTTAACCAAAATACAACCCAATGACCAAATATCATGCGTACCATTGACTTCATTGAAAAAGATGGATTCAGGTGACATATATTTAGGCGTTCCTTTAAACTTCCTCAAATACCCTCTATCTTGATCATCAACAATATGCTTGCATCTCTCAGCAAGTCCAAAGTCagcaattttcaatttcatcttcCCATCACTTTGGGGAAACACAAGAACATTCGCAGGCTTAAGATCAACATGAACAAATCCTCTACGATGAATACAGGAGAGGCCTTTAAGTATCATTCGAAGATAATCCTTCACCTCATCTTCAGGTAACTTCTTTCTCTGTTTGATCAAATCAGCTAACGTCCCTCCAGGAGCATACTCTAACTTCAAATTGTAAAGAACCATATCATCGGGAATATCTCCGAAGGTTATCTCACTTCCTAAACATTGAACAATTTCAGGACAATCCTTGAAATGTTTCAACACTTGTTCTTCCCATAACAATGAAGATTTACGTTGAAGAGAAGTAAGTTTGACGGCAAAATAATAGTGACGATCGGATTTTTCTTTAGTCATTTGTTTTGCTAAGCAAACTACACCATAAGAACCTCGACCTATAATCTTAACTAAAACCCAATTCTCCATTTGTTAAGAGAGCGCTTTGAAAAAGATGGATGATGATGAATGTGAAGATGAATGAATTTAGTGAACCTGGAGATGAGTTtttattaaggaaaaaaatatttattttcagaaaggaaaaggaaattgaATCCCACATTAGTATCAAATTAGGAaacctaaattaaatattttattttaatttatatcgttatctttataatttgtttatttcagaataataatttttaaattttgaaattagttttcaagaatttctttttctctcaagTATAAATGATCAAAAAAGGCAATGTCAAAAAGGCATTCTGAAAAAAATCTTAACCGTTTTTTtgcatttgaaaatttatagcTTTTAGATTCTCAAGTGAGatttttaatcaatattttagttttcaatgttatacttttaaaagaagatttattttatatatttatccaATTTCTCATctaatcaaatatattttctgttTTTTATGGTATTtcgtattattttttaaaaaataaagctatttttcttattatttaaaaattaatctataagaaacaaaatttatcatactataaacaactatttaaaattttaaattacaaaaaaaaaaataaaaagttgattataaatctattttagttatttaaaatgagatgtttttgtatttatttaccaattTACACACAACTGGtagcaattattttaaaagttacaacCATCTCAAAcgaattttaatattattaaggAAAAATTGACCtgaaaaaatatcattttagtcgctaattttttttttttcaattatttcctATTTAGACTtaggttttaaaattatatatataattaggttttaaaattatatatataattttagatcttaattttgaatttctattTTAAGATGTTACAAATTTAGTTATGAGGTTTGAGTtgtgtttcaatttgatccatAGACTTCAAGtcttatatttttaacttcggtttttttttttttacttactAATGTCAATgtctattatttaatttaatacgTAAATAAGGATTTgaatcattattatttaattatcttGTTAATTACAGTTCAGTTGGATTAGAGAGATGTcattcaaaatatcaaatataatcatataaccctcaataaaatggaaaataaaaaatttctccaATATCTCTTTTAGATACTATAGatataaatagataaaatacaAGTTTGTGAATAGGTAGATGTAGAAAGATAGATTACAAATctgtatattttatataactaattatatgttatacttTGGAATTTTTTgctctttgaatttttaaaatattgtttaaaagttttaaattttgtcCATTATGTTTTAAGAATTTTCAGTTTGTGAAATTGGATGATTAAGGTAACATTGATATcagttttgaaaaacaaaatataagataagaaaatttaaaagttatatAGCACTTCAAAACCGctaaaactttcaattttttttcgatcttttaaatttaaggaataaattaaatatataaatatcataagttcaattgtaaaaatttaaattacgaactgaaaaaatcaaagatatattttcGATTTGACTGTAGTAATTTGGTTGCTAAGatctattcaatatatatatatatatattaattatgtttatAAACAATACTTCCGtcaataaatttttatgttttattatctaataatttcttataataatttttagttttcttaagaaaatgagaccaattcttagcaaaattcaaaaaataaaaactattttttttagttttcaaaattttattttttaaaacattgataGAAAATAGAGAGACAAAgcaaagaaatttagaggtgaaagaaatccttaaaacttaattttcaaaaactaaaaactataaatcaaataattaccaaatgagacctaaaataatagttttaaaaagtaattttttttttaaaaaaaaaatttaactagAAATTGAAGTGTTTCTTAAAGAAGTGAAAACCATAACTCAAAAATTTAGTGAAAACCAacctaaaattcaaaacataaaaaaactaaaaatgaaatcatTATCATACCTaacctaaatttaaaaatagtcaATATAGAATATCAACGAAAATATTAGCATACATGAGTTATTTGACAGGTTGggagttttcaaaaatagaataataagggaaactatttatacaaaatagcaaaattttaattagatgctaataaaagtctattagtatctattggtgatagaaactgatagaagtttattatcATGCGGATATAAATCtaccaatgttttttttttactatttcgtaaataatttgaatttttttctatCTAGGAAAATTTTCCTATATTATTTTTATGGATCTAAGTTTATTctcaactaattttaattaaaaagacaTTCACGAGATTTAacctaaaataatgaatatgaataataaaaaaatagccttaatgtctctctttttttagatgtttaattttatactaGCAAAAACATCCAA
This region includes:
- the LOC120084589 gene encoding mitogen-activated protein kinase kinase kinase 17-like, which codes for MENWVLVKIIGRGSYGVVCLAKQMTKEKSDRHYYFAVKLTSLQRKSSLLWEEQVLKHFKDCPEIVQCLGSEITFGDIPDDMVLYNLKLEYAPGGTLADLIKQRKKLPEDEVKDYLRMILKGLSCIHRRGFVHVDLKPANVLVFPQSDGKMKLKIADFGLAERCKHIVDDQDRGYLRKFKGTPKYMSPESIFFNEVNGTHDIWSLGCILVKMVSGKSVWDDCRGSEQLMTRLLNDKNIPTIPKELSKQGKDFIKRCFIRNYKQRWTADMLLQHPYLNEENEATKKGDDIVKLIKAIRLPHQFFKRKAKSSNNEKSNRQKEDYLPHLLYKNKSNK